Proteins found in one Candidatus Saganbacteria bacterium genomic segment:
- a CDS encoding citramalate synthase yields MPKISIYDTTLRDGAQTEGISFSVEDKLKITYLLDGFGIDYIEGGWPGSNPKDIEFFKKAKDLKLKHAKLSAFSSTRRGNIKVEDDKNIATLIEAGTPVVAIFGKTWDFHVAEALKVSLDENLLMIKDTIAYIKSKGKEVVFDAEHFFDGYKKNPSYALKCLKTAEEAGADVLCLCDTNGGTLAFEAQKIINEIKTKLIAPIGIHAHNDSECAVSVSGMAVYCGANQVQGTINGYGERCGNANLCSIIPIINLKMKFDCSAGKNLNSLTELSRHVSEIANLPQSAHQPFVGRSAFAHKGGIHVSAVLKNPGTYEHIAPESVGNERRATVSELSGISNLLFKAKEYGVDIDRDSASAKDIIKKLKQLEHEGYQFEEGEASFELLLKRSFGLHRPSFELQKYSIEIVQNTEENFIVNANIKIIVKGKTYESKAIGDGPINALDGALRKVLEDIYPAIKTIKLADYKVRVLDSKAGTAARVRVIIESCDDSKCWGTVGVSTNVVEASYLALVDSLEYKLLREKK; encoded by the coding sequence ATGCCAAAAATATCAATATACGATACTACCCTCCGCGATGGCGCACAAACAGAGGGCATATCGTTTTCCGTGGAAGACAAGCTAAAAATCACCTATCTGCTTGATGGATTTGGGATCGACTATATCGAAGGCGGCTGGCCGGGGAGCAATCCCAAGGATATCGAATTTTTCAAGAAAGCAAAAGACCTAAAACTTAAGCACGCCAAACTATCCGCATTCTCCTCGACAAGGCGCGGAAATATCAAGGTCGAAGACGACAAAAACATTGCAACACTTATCGAAGCTGGGACTCCTGTTGTCGCGATCTTCGGTAAAACATGGGACTTTCACGTTGCCGAAGCTCTAAAAGTGTCGCTTGATGAAAATCTTTTGATGATAAAAGATACTATCGCTTATATAAAATCTAAAGGCAAAGAAGTTGTTTTTGATGCCGAACATTTCTTTGATGGCTATAAGAAGAATCCGTCATACGCCTTAAAGTGTTTAAAAACGGCAGAAGAGGCCGGAGCGGATGTTTTATGCCTTTGCGATACGAACGGCGGGACGCTTGCATTTGAGGCCCAAAAGATAATCAATGAAATAAAAACGAAATTAATAGCGCCTATTGGCATACATGCGCATAATGATTCGGAATGTGCTGTTTCTGTTTCGGGAATGGCGGTATATTGCGGAGCAAATCAGGTACAGGGAACTATTAATGGCTATGGGGAAAGGTGCGGGAATGCAAACCTTTGCTCGATAATCCCGATCATCAATCTCAAGATGAAGTTCGACTGTTCCGCAGGGAAAAACTTAAACAGTTTGACCGAACTCTCAAGACATGTTTCAGAAATAGCAAACCTTCCCCAATCGGCACATCAGCCATTTGTCGGCAGGTCCGCGTTCGCCCACAAAGGCGGGATACATGTTTCTGCGGTGCTAAAAAATCCCGGGACATACGAACATATTGCTCCGGAATCGGTTGGAAATGAGCGCAGAGCAACAGTGTCCGAGCTTTCCGGCATTTCAAATCTTCTTTTTAAAGCAAAAGAATACGGAGTCGATATTGATAGAGATTCCGCAAGCGCTAAAGATATCATTAAGAAATTAAAACAATTGGAGCATGAAGGTTATCAATTTGAAGAGGGTGAAGCAAGTTTCGAATTGCTTCTCAAGCGATCTTTCGGCTTGCATAGGCCTTCTTTTGAACTGCAAAAGTATTCGATTGAAATTGTCCAGAATACGGAAGAAAATTTTATCGTGAATGCTAATATTAAGATTATTGTTAAAGGCAAAACTTACGAATCAAAAGCGATAGGCGACGGCCCGATCAACGCTTTGGATGGCGCATTGAGAAAGGTTCTTGAAGATATTTATCCGGCTATTAAAACAATCAAACTGGCCGATTATAAAGTCCGCGTGCTTGATTCAAAGGCGGGGACTGCCGCCAGAGTTAGGGTTATAATCGAATCATGCGATGACAGCAAATGCTGGGGAACGGTCGGCGTTTCGACCAATGTCGTTGAGGCTTCATATTTGGCTTTGGTTGATTCGCTCGAGTATAAATTATTGAGAGAAAAAAAATGA
- a CDS encoding S8 family peptidase translates to MIKKVIIYLIILSVPAFASGLIKIEQVQDPVTLRSADAVQGEVLVKFKPAISTKSISALSLNVLEVSLSTQVYKLAVPPGRTISEYLTELSNDKNIIYAEPNYIIRAHATTPNDTSYDLQWNLPLIKAPEGWDISTGDATVVIADIDSGCDTTHPDLSDKITSNSKNFQGAGSSITDLNSHGTHTAGILAAVTNNSVGVAGVAWNCKIMVLRMLDAAGTGEVFDFNNAVVYAADKGAKVINMSLGTLNFSQSMADAVAYAYGKNCAMFSSSGNESSLTVDYPAKLAGVIAVSAVDKNKNITPYSNSGPEISVCAPGGTSDSAIYSTIPSSTYGYKYGTSMAAPLVSGLAALLFSKFPSITRDQVYYRITSEAEDLGTAGKDNFYGYGIINIVETLGDIIAPTVEVISPAGGERMTMGGALNIRWSASDTGIGLSATPIALYYSLDNGASYSTIAAASSNSGTYSFTLPQTPTAEAKIKISVADLSGNIATAESKSFTILNLAAGIYPYPIPARNHESIYFLGASGGDTLRIFDANGDTVRTIYNASDPQIVWDQKNSDGSYCSPGIYFYVISSSTSKKTGKLIILK, encoded by the coding sequence ATGATAAAAAAAGTTATTATATATTTAATAATACTGTCAGTTCCAGCATTTGCTTCTGGCCTTATAAAGATCGAACAGGTCCAAGACCCTGTAACTTTAAGGTCAGCCGATGCTGTCCAAGGCGAAGTCCTTGTCAAATTCAAACCTGCAATTTCCACAAAATCAATTTCAGCTTTAAGCTTGAATGTATTGGAAGTTTCGCTAAGCACTCAAGTTTATAAACTTGCGGTCCCACCGGGAAGAACCATATCGGAATATTTGACGGAGCTATCAAACGATAAGAATATAATTTATGCTGAACCAAACTATATTATCCGCGCCCATGCAACGACGCCGAATGATACTTCTTACGACTTACAATGGAATCTCCCGTTGATCAAAGCTCCGGAAGGTTGGGACATATCAACCGGAGATGCGACAGTTGTAATCGCAGATATCGATTCAGGGTGCGATACGACCCATCCGGACCTGTCGGACAAGATCACAAGCAATAGCAAAAATTTTCAAGGAGCCGGAAGCTCGATAACAGATCTTAACAGCCATGGGACCCATACCGCGGGAATATTGGCCGCAGTTACAAATAATAGTGTTGGGGTCGCTGGCGTCGCTTGGAATTGCAAGATCATGGTATTGAGAATGCTTGATGCCGCGGGGACCGGTGAAGTTTTCGATTTTAATAATGCTGTGGTCTATGCGGCAGACAAAGGGGCTAAAGTCATCAACATGAGTTTGGGGACTTTGAATTTTTCCCAAAGTATGGCGGATGCGGTAGCATATGCGTACGGCAAAAATTGCGCAATGTTTTCATCGAGCGGCAACGAATCTTCTTTAACTGTTGATTATCCCGCAAAATTAGCAGGTGTAATTGCAGTAAGCGCAGTCGATAAAAATAAAAATATCACGCCATATTCAAACAGCGGGCCGGAAATTTCGGTTTGCGCGCCGGGGGGAACATCCGATAGTGCAATTTACAGCACGATACCAAGCAGTACGTACGGATATAAATATGGCACTTCAATGGCCGCACCGCTTGTTTCAGGATTGGCCGCGCTTTTATTTTCAAAATTCCCAAGCATCACCCGCGACCAGGTTTATTACAGGATAACGTCCGAAGCTGAAGACCTTGGGACTGCCGGAAAAGACAATTTTTACGGCTATGGGATAATAAATATTGTAGAAACACTTGGAGATATTATTGCCCCCACGGTAGAAGTTATTTCGCCAGCCGGCGGGGAAAGGATGACAATGGGTGGGGCATTGAATATTAGGTGGAGCGCATCGGATACGGGCATCGGATTATCGGCAACGCCTATTGCATTATATTATTCTTTGGATAACGGCGCATCATATTCAACTATAGCGGCCGCAAGTTCAAACAGCGGAACTTATAGTTTTACACTTCCACAAACTCCTACAGCTGAAGCAAAGATAAAAATTTCTGTGGCCGACCTTAGCGGCAATATCGCGACCGCGGAATCTAAATCTTTTACGATCCTTAATCTTGCAGCAGGAATATATCCATACCCTATCCCCGCAAGAAATCATGAAAGCATCTATTTCCTCGGAGCCTCCGGCGGAGACACCTTAAGGATCTTCGATGCAAACGGAGATACTGTAAGGACAATTTATAATGCCTCCGACCCGCAGATCGTTTGGGACCAAAAAAACAGCGATGGCTCATACTGTTCGCCGGGCATCTATTTCTATGTCATATCTTCATCCACAAGTAAAAAGACAGGAAAGCTTATAATATTAAAATGA
- a CDS encoding PorV/PorQ family protein: MTNHVTRYALLIIGFWILHIPCFAAGSEGFAFTKIPQGVKAVSMGGSFTAIADDPSAIYWNPAGLAQLTESRIYSSFSSWLQNTGISYWASNLIRYPHTFGVSFYNLDYGVINETTYASPQGTGKAVNPFENLLSFTYARSFHDTAFAGINLNFGSQNLGYSSASFNSIDAGLLYKYNNIEGLSFGLAFKNYSLADRLPTSLRAGVAYRTIIDNPEYPISSSALSLDLNSTSGNNLAVNSGAEYIFNKTLALRAGLNSRNYTLGLGLMLNNFIFDLAYAPYEDLGNTYRVALNYTL, from the coding sequence ATGACAAACCACGTTACCCGTTACGCGTTACTAATAATTGGATTTTGGATTTTGCATATTCCTTGTTTTGCGGCAGGAAGCGAGGGTTTTGCGTTTACGAAAATACCTCAAGGCGTGAAAGCCGTTTCAATGGGCGGATCGTTTACGGCTATAGCCGATGACCCGTCAGCAATATATTGGAATCCTGCAGGCCTCGCGCAGTTAACGGAAAGCAGGATATATTCGTCTTTTTCAAGTTGGCTGCAAAATACGGGCATTTCATACTGGGCTTCGAACTTAATCCGATATCCCCATACTTTCGGCGTTTCATTCTATAATTTGGATTATGGCGTAATAAATGAAACAACTTACGCTTCGCCGCAAGGCACGGGAAAAGCTGTTAATCCTTTTGAGAATTTGCTTTCTTTTACATATGCCAGAAGCTTCCATGACACGGCATTCGCAGGGATAAATCTTAATTTTGGCTCGCAAAACCTGGGTTATTCATCGGCTTCATTTAATTCCATAGATGCCGGGCTCCTGTACAAATATAATAATATCGAAGGTTTATCTTTCGGCTTGGCTTTCAAGAATTATAGCTTGGCTGATAGGCTGCCAACAAGCTTAAGGGCGGGAGTTGCATATAGGACAATAATTGATAACCCGGAATATCCCATAAGCAGCAGCGCATTAAGCCTTGATCTCAACTCGACTTCCGGGAACAATCTGGCGGTAAATTCCGGAGCAGAATATATTTTCAACAAGACGCTCGCGTTAAGGGCGGGATTAAATTCCAGGAATTACACGCTGGGATTGGGACTGATGCTGAATAATTTCATATTTGATCTTGCCTACGCGCCTTATGAAGACCTGGGAAATACTTATCGTGTTGCTTTAAACTACACGCTTTGA
- a CDS encoding uracil-DNA glycosylase, with translation MDPSLKELEFSASTCTRCPLAKTRTKVVFGNGPVPSDIMLIGEAPGADEDAQGLPFVGKSGKLLTQILASVGINRPDDIYISNTVKCRPPENRAPLASEQEACYPYLHAQIFQFVKPKILLLVGAPAVKDILKTDEPISKIRGKWFNLPNTEISVMPIFHPSYLLRYASKEKGSPKWLTWQDMLEVRNALDFIKKVKELEGKK, from the coding sequence ATGGATCCTTCCTTAAAAGAACTAGAGTTTTCAGCGTCAACCTGCACAAGATGTCCGCTCGCAAAAACCCGCACAAAAGTAGTTTTCGGCAATGGCCCTGTCCCATCCGATATTATGCTTATCGGTGAAGCCCCAGGAGCTGATGAAGATGCGCAAGGCTTGCCTTTCGTGGGAAAGTCGGGAAAATTACTAACTCAAATATTGGCTTCGGTCGGGATCAATCGTCCTGATGATATTTATATCTCGAATACAGTTAAATGCAGGCCTCCCGAGAATCGTGCGCCATTAGCCTCCGAACAAGAAGCCTGCTACCCGTATCTTCATGCGCAAATATTCCAATTTGTTAAACCTAAGATATTATTGCTGGTCGGGGCCCCTGCTGTAAAAGATATATTAAAAACCGATGAACCAATTTCAAAGATCAGGGGAAAATGGTTCAACCTACCAAATACCGAAATATCCGTAATGCCGATATTCCACCCATCTTATCTTCTCCGCTATGCAAGCAAAGAAAAAGGCTCCCCTAAGTGGCTTACCTGGCAGGATATGCTGGAAGTAAGGAACGCACTTGATTTTATAAAGAAAGTTAAAGAGCTCGAAGGGAAAAAATGA
- a CDS encoding 3'-5' exonuclease: MIDLLEDKEFQRLEKIYPFLSRAREEVCGMEKETFSIVDIETTGLDYTKSEIIEIAAIKVQNGDVKDIYNTLIKPAAEITPNIERLTGINNDLVLGSPVISDVAPKFLFFIENTILVAHNSDFDIPFLKHHLQNKFTNQILCTLKASRYLLPNLANHKLHTVAKYFNIDAQNRHRALGDVETTLGMFLKMIPLLQSKGIYKKEDLQKIPG; the protein is encoded by the coding sequence ATGATCGATCTTTTGGAAGATAAAGAATTCCAGCGCCTCGAAAAGATATACCCTTTTCTTTCCCGCGCGCGCGAAGAAGTCTGCGGTATGGAAAAAGAGACTTTTTCAATCGTAGACATTGAAACAACAGGCCTCGATTATACGAAATCCGAAATTATAGAAATTGCGGCGATAAAAGTCCAGAACGGCGATGTAAAGGATATTTATAATACCTTGATAAAACCTGCTGCCGAAATCACGCCCAATATTGAACGCTTGACCGGAATTAATAATGATCTAGTATTAGGAAGCCCTGTAATTTCTGATGTCGCCCCAAAATTCTTGTTTTTTATCGAGAACACGATCCTCGTTGCCCATAACAGCGATTTTGACATCCCATTCTTGAAACATCATCTTCAAAATAAATTTACCAATCAAATATTATGCACTTTAAAGGCTTCAAGATATTTGCTCCCGAATCTTGCAAATCATAAGCTCCACACAGTCGCCAAATATTTCAATATCGATGCTCAAAACAGGCATAGAGCTCTTGGCGATGTTGAAACAACGCTTGGAATGTTTTTAAAAATGATCCCTCTGCTTCAGTCAAAGGGAATTTACAAAAAAGAAGATTTGCAGAAAATACCGGGTTGA
- the pta gene encoding phosphate acetyltransferase: MDFISDIWNKAKKLNKRIVLPETNDIRVLKATEFIIKSKLAQVILIGNENDIARLAQMHSINLTGSAIIDPKKSPQLPEFAQSFKVKREKKGMVYEKALEILTTNYLFFGAMLVDSGNADGMVSGAVHTTAGTMRALLQCVGVADGASIVSSFFAMISPKKEFGEEGLIFFADCAVNPNPTSEQLAQIAIQTSDSFSRLTSKSPRVAMLSFSTKGSASHPDVAKVTNAVEIAKKMRPNLVVDGEMQLDAAIIPIIGNRKAPGSEVAGYANILIFPTLDAGNIGYKLTERLGGALALGPILQGAKKPINDLSRGCSVDDIVNVSAITAIQAS, from the coding sequence ATGGACTTTATCTCCGATATTTGGAACAAAGCAAAAAAACTGAACAAACGGATCGTTCTGCCAGAAACTAACGATATCCGCGTACTAAAAGCCACAGAGTTCATAATAAAAAGCAAACTAGCGCAAGTTATCCTTATTGGGAACGAAAACGATATTGCAAGGCTTGCTCAAATGCACAGCATTAATCTAACCGGCTCAGCTATAATCGATCCAAAGAAATCGCCGCAGTTGCCGGAATTCGCTCAAAGCTTTAAGGTTAAACGCGAAAAAAAAGGAATGGTCTACGAAAAAGCACTCGAAATATTGACCACAAATTATCTTTTCTTCGGCGCTATGCTTGTTGACTCGGGAAATGCAGACGGAATGGTATCAGGTGCTGTACATACCACAGCCGGCACTATGAGAGCTCTTTTGCAGTGTGTTGGAGTCGCGGACGGCGCATCTATTGTTTCAAGCTTCTTTGCTATGATAAGCCCTAAAAAAGAATTTGGCGAAGAAGGGCTGATATTTTTCGCCGATTGTGCGGTAAACCCGAATCCGACATCGGAACAGCTAGCACAGATCGCTATTCAAACTTCTGATTCTTTCTCTCGCCTAACATCAAAGTCGCCCAGGGTCGCAATGCTTTCGTTCTCTACAAAAGGATCGGCTTCGCACCCTGATGTTGCAAAAGTTACGAATGCGGTTGAGATCGCAAAAAAAATGAGGCCAAATCTTGTCGTGGACGGTGAAATGCAATTGGACGCGGCTATTATCCCAATTATCGGGAACAGGAAAGCGCCAGGGAGCGAGGTCGCGGGCTACGCAAATATATTGATCTTCCCTACCCTTGATGCCGGAAATATCGGATATAAATTGACCGAAAGATTAGGTGGCGCACTTGCCTTGGGTCCGATCCTCCAAGGCGCGAAAAAACCGATAAATGACCTCTCTCGCGGATGTTCGGTCGATGACATAGTAAACGTTTCAGCCATAACCGCGATACAAGCATCGTAG
- a CDS encoding TldD/PmbA family protein, whose protein sequence is MKKLLDIAKQNNAEIEIYKIISNSTTVDVRNKEVESIDAVQEGGLSIKVIKDHKLGFAYTTDFEDEALELSFQKALDSSKYTIEDPNYSIPTSEKYEPLATFDREILDLSIEKKIDYAKQMESAAYSADNRVKKTEKISFSTSETKITILNSNGIDITYHANHCGGICEVIAEAGSEQESGFGMSFVTRLWDFNSNNVGIESAQRASELLLSKPISPKIMPLILDPYVGAQLLGAISNLFSSDAVQKNKSLFAHKIGQTVASSCINIIDDGRLKNGVSSSPVDDEGVPTKKTTLIEKGKLMNYLYNTYTAKKEGKPSTGSGRRASYKSLPEVSPSNLFFEPGINSKDNLISKVKSGLYVKRVMGMHTVNPISGDFSIGAAGIMVENGNIAYPVRGITISGNLIDFLQAIDEVGSDLRFFPMSANLGSPTLLVSNIAVSG, encoded by the coding sequence ATGAAAAAACTGCTAGATATTGCAAAACAAAATAACGCTGAAATAGAGATCTACAAGATTATTTCTAATTCCACAACGGTCGATGTTAGAAACAAAGAAGTAGAATCGATCGACGCAGTCCAAGAAGGCGGCCTATCTATTAAGGTCATCAAAGACCACAAGCTCGGTTTTGCGTATACAACCGATTTTGAAGATGAAGCATTGGAATTATCTTTTCAAAAAGCACTGGATAGTTCAAAATATACAATAGAAGACCCAAATTATTCTATTCCTACCTCCGAAAAATACGAACCACTCGCAACTTTTGACAGGGAAATTCTTGATCTTTCGATCGAGAAAAAAATAGATTATGCAAAACAAATGGAATCGGCGGCATACTCGGCGGATAATAGAGTTAAAAAGACAGAGAAGATATCTTTCTCAACTTCAGAAACAAAGATCACTATCCTAAATTCCAATGGTATCGACATCACATATCATGCAAACCATTGCGGGGGGATATGCGAAGTGATTGCCGAAGCCGGATCAGAGCAGGAAAGCGGATTTGGAATGAGCTTTGTGACGAGGCTTTGGGATTTCAACAGCAATAATGTCGGCATCGAATCCGCGCAGCGCGCGAGCGAATTGCTGCTATCAAAACCAATATCGCCAAAAATCATGCCATTAATTTTGGACCCATACGTTGGGGCCCAATTGCTAGGCGCGATATCAAATCTTTTTTCTTCGGATGCCGTCCAAAAAAATAAATCCCTTTTTGCGCATAAAATAGGACAAACGGTCGCTTCGAGCTGTATTAATATTATTGACGATGGCAGGCTAAAGAATGGGGTATCGAGCTCGCCTGTCGACGATGAAGGCGTTCCAACAAAAAAAACGACGCTTATTGAAAAGGGAAAGCTCATGAATTATCTCTATAATACATACACTGCAAAAAAAGAAGGAAAGCCATCAACTGGCAGCGGAAGAAGGGCTTCTTATAAATCTCTCCCTGAAGTGTCTCCGAGCAATCTTTTTTTTGAACCGGGGATCAATTCAAAAGATAACCTGATCTCAAAAGTTAAAAGTGGATTATATGTTAAAAGAGTAATGGGAATGCACACAGTAAACCCAATTTCCGGCGATTTTTCAATTGGCGCCGCGGGGATCATGGTCGAAAACGGAAATATTGCATATCCTGTTCGCGGAATAACAATTTCCGGGAATTTGATCGACTTTTTGCAAGCAATCGATGAAGTCGGGTCAGACCTAAGATTTTTTCCGATGTCTGCCAATCTGGGAAGCCCTACTTTGCTTGTATCAAATATTGCCGTCAGCGGATAA
- a CDS encoding 2-isopropylmalate synthase — protein MARKIKIFDTTLRDGEQCPGASLNPEEKLEIARQLARLNVDVIEAGFAIASPGDFESVKAIAQQIKGPIICSLARAVKKDIQAAFDAVKFSDKPRIHTFIATSPIHMEKKLEMSPDKVYERAVEMVKFARTLCPDIEFSPEDAGRSDPLFLYRIIAGVIEAGAATINVPDTVGYTTPWEFGALIEGIIKNVPQIKEKNITISVHCHNDLGLATINSLAAVRAGANQVECTINGIGERAGNASLEEVVMTIKTRKDYFDCETNINTKEIYRSSRLVSNLTGLMVQPNKAIVGGNAFAHEAGIHQAGMLKARETYEIMAPEDIGLTETRLVLGKHSGRHAFADKLKDMGYALSEENLEKAFAKFKELADKKKDVSERDLEAIVAEEVYVVPEVYSIEKIDISSGTHKQPTATVSLNFKGKTHAITEKGAGPVDAVYLAIDKITKIRSQLVDYSIQAITGGTDAQGEVTVRIKDNNIIYVGHGASTDIIIASAKAYLSAINRLIFAKSENLGRGLE, from the coding sequence ATGGCAAGAAAAATTAAAATATTCGATACCACCCTTCGCGACGGCGAACAATGCCCCGGCGCATCGCTTAACCCCGAAGAAAAATTAGAGATCGCCCGCCAGCTTGCCCGCCTCAATGTTGATGTGATAGAAGCGGGTTTCGCGATCGCATCTCCTGGTGATTTTGAATCTGTAAAAGCTATAGCCCAGCAGATAAAAGGGCCTATTATTTGCAGTTTGGCGCGGGCTGTAAAAAAAGATATCCAAGCGGCTTTTGACGCGGTAAAATTCTCCGATAAGCCAAGGATACATACTTTTATTGCAACATCCCCAATCCATATGGAAAAGAAACTGGAAATGTCCCCGGATAAAGTATATGAACGCGCCGTTGAAATGGTAAAGTTCGCGCGAACACTTTGCCCCGATATCGAATTTTCACCTGAAGACGCGGGACGATCCGACCCTCTCTTTCTGTACAGGATAATCGCAGGAGTAATTGAAGCCGGAGCTGCAACGATCAATGTACCCGATACTGTGGGATATACGACCCCATGGGAATTTGGCGCATTGATAGAGGGCATAATAAAGAACGTCCCGCAAATCAAAGAAAAAAATATCACAATAAGCGTCCATTGCCACAATGACCTTGGGCTCGCAACAATAAACTCGCTTGCGGCCGTGCGCGCAGGCGCAAACCAAGTTGAATGCACAATAAATGGTATAGGCGAGCGTGCCGGCAACGCATCTCTTGAAGAAGTCGTTATGACAATTAAGACCAGAAAAGATTATTTTGATTGCGAAACAAACATCAACACGAAAGAAATATATCGATCCAGCAGATTGGTATCAAATCTTACAGGACTCATGGTCCAGCCAAATAAGGCAATTGTGGGCGGCAATGCCTTCGCGCATGAAGCAGGCATCCATCAAGCGGGAATGCTTAAAGCCCGCGAAACTTACGAAATTATGGCGCCTGAAGATATTGGCCTTACTGAAACCCGTCTTGTGCTTGGAAAGCATTCTGGGCGCCATGCTTTTGCCGACAAGCTTAAAGATATGGGATACGCCCTATCCGAAGAAAATCTTGAAAAAGCTTTTGCCAAGTTCAAAGAATTGGCAGATAAGAAAAAAGATGTTTCGGAAAGGGATCTTGAAGCGATCGTCGCGGAAGAAGTTTATGTCGTGCCGGAAGTCTATAGTATAGAAAAGATAGATATTTCATCCGGAACACATAAGCAGCCAACCGCAACAGTTTCTTTGAATTTCAAAGGCAAAACCCACGCCATAACCGAAAAAGGCGCAGGCCCCGTCGATGCGGTTTATCTTGCCATAGATAAGATCACAAAGATCAGATCACAACTTGTCGATTATTCGATCCAGGCGATAACAGGCGGAACAGACGCGCAAGGTGAAGTTACGGTAAGAATTAAAGATAATAATATTATATATGTAGGCCATGGGGCTTCAACTGACATCATAATCGCGTCAGCAAAAGCATATCTTAGCGCGATAAATAGGCTGATTTTTGCCAAAAGCGAGAACTTGGGCCGCGGGCTTGAATAA